A region of Halalkaliarchaeum desulfuricum DNA encodes the following proteins:
- a CDS encoding DUF4382 domain-containing protein, whose amino-acid sequence MTKNNISTERRTYLIAAGAVTAGMVPLSGCLGDDPTGTLATQVTDQPGDIADFESCIVTIVGMWLGPEDAEAGDDEDAEPAGREYHEYDEPQEADLVELQDDATQLIDERELGVAEYEFLQLEIDEIDATLTDGESAVVEVPGEAPLTFNEPFEVREDTRTTFVADFTPVRRGETDEYLLQPVAEGITVSYEDE is encoded by the coding sequence ATGACGAAAAACAACATCTCAACCGAAAGACGAACGTATCTGATCGCGGCCGGTGCCGTCACCGCCGGAATGGTCCCACTGTCGGGCTGTCTCGGCGATGACCCCACCGGGACGCTCGCAACACAGGTCACCGACCAGCCTGGCGACATCGCCGACTTCGAGTCGTGTATCGTCACGATCGTCGGCATGTGGCTCGGCCCGGAGGACGCCGAAGCCGGCGACGACGAGGACGCCGAACCGGCGGGGCGAGAGTACCACGAATACGACGAACCACAAGAAGCCGATCTCGTCGAACTGCAAGACGATGCCACGCAACTTATCGATGAGCGCGAACTCGGGGTGGCCGAGTACGAATTCCTCCAGCTGGAGATCGACGAAATCGACGCCACGCTCACCGATGGTGAATCCGCTGTCGTCGAGGTGCCGGGCGAGGCCCCGCTGACCTTCAACGAGCCCTTCGAAGTCCGGGAAGATACCCGAACCACCTTCGTCGCTGACTTCACCCCCGTCCGTCGCGGCGAAACTGACGAGTATCTACTCCAGCCCGTCGCCGAGGGGATCACCGTAAGCTACGAAGACGAATAA